The genomic segment GGGCATGGCCGTGCGGAATTCGGCAAAGGCAAGGTGCGTGCGAAGCTTGACGTTATAGCTGCAGCCGAACCACGTCATGATGAGAAACAGGAACGGCGGCAGCGTGGTCGACCAAGGCGCCTGTTGAGACAGTACGAAGCGGCGAAAGACCTCGACAAAGATGATGCCGCCGATGGCGAGGTAGGAGACGACCATCACGGTCGACTCGAAATTGCGCTCGAACCACGGGCTCACCCGGTACACGATCAGGATCAGAACCGCCGCTGCCAGCATCGCGACCAGGCCCATCGGCCAGATTGCCGGGTTGCGCATTGCCTCGCTCAGCATCCATGAATCGCCTGCGGCGAGGGCGCTCAGAATTTCTCCCGCCCCATCGAACAAGCCGGACATCCCTGTTCCTCCCTTTGGGCTGTCATTAGTCTCCGCGGTCTTTTGCGCCGCGTGAGGTACGCCGGGCCGCCCGTTATTCGAGCGGCCCGGATCTAAGCTTTACGGTAGCAACTTATGCCGAACGCCACCAGCGCCGCGGCTCGACGTTCTCGGGCTTGGTATCCTGCGGGATCTGCCGCGCCACGTCGTAGATCTCCTGGTAGGTGTCGAGGCCGCCGGCCCAGTTGTTGAGACGCTCGCGCCACTGCGCCCAGGGCTCGGGGTTGAACTCGGGCGAGCACATTTCCTCGGCCATCTTGATCTGGTCTTCCGGAAGGAAGGCCGGGCGCACGTTGTCGCGCACGAAGATGGTGTCGGGCAATTGAGGATCCGAGAAGCCGACGGTCTTGACCAGCGCAGCCTCGTTCGCCGCCTGCACATGGGCCTGTGCCCAGTACGAGGATTCCATGATAGCGTCCTGCAAGTGCGGCTCCATCTCGTCGAAGACCTTCGCCGACATCGAGGTATGTTCGGTGCCGCAGAAGAACTTCAAGTCGACCGACTGGCTGACCACCGGCGACATGTTGGCATAGGCCACGGCCGAGGCCCAAGTCTCCGCACCATCGATCAGGCCTTGCTTGAGCCCGTCGAGCGTCTCCTCCCACGCGACAGGCACCGGGTTGAGGTTCAGAAGCTGCATCGCGATGCGGCCCAACTGCGTACCGGTCACCCGGTTCTTGGTGCCGAACAGTTCTTCAAGCTTGGTCACCGTAGGCTTGTCGGCGAACGACTGACCCATCTGAAGCCCGCGCAGCTCACAGTGGCTGAACAGGAATTTCAATCCGTGGCGCTTTTCCAGCGGCTCGCGCAGGAGCTTCATGGATTCCGGGCTGTAGAGGAAATGGTACTGCGATGCCCGGGTCGGGAACATGTAGGCGTAGTCGAGTACGTTAAGGTAGGGCGCGCCGCCCGCAGAGTTCTGGGTCGAGGCCGCGTACATGTCGACCACGCCCAGCTGGGTTTTCTCGACACAGGAGAGCTGGCCGCAGATCTGGTTGTCGCCGATGAATTCGACGCGGATTTCCCCCTCGGTGCGTTCTTCCAGGTCGCGGCAGAATTCCAGCGCGCCCATCCGTTCGATCAGCAGGTTCCGCGAGTTGAACCCCGAGGCGCCCATCTTGAGCGTGTGCTTGGGCTCGTTCTTGAATCGTTTTTCGTATGTGCTCTCTGCCGCTTTGGCCAGCGACGGCAGGCTGGCCGCCCCCGCGAACGCTCCCGCGCCCAACAGCACCGACGACATGCCGAACTGTCCCGATAAGCGGAACAGGTCCCGGCGGGTGATCCCGCTCAGGGCATTGGATACTTTCATGGTCTCCTCCCAAATCGTATTTTTTGATACTTGCAGTCTCAATATTGGTCGACCTATGTTCGATCTGGCAAGAAAAATCTTTTCGCTGCGTAATGTTTGGAAGAGGACGCCCGTAAATGCCCGAATTGTCAGCAGATTACGTGATCGTCGGCGCGGGCTCGGCGGGCTGCGTTCTGGCGAATCGTCTCTCCAAAGACCCTTCGATCAAGGTCGTGCTGATGGAGGCGGGCGGGCGAGACTGGAATCCCTGGATCCATATTCCGGTCGGTTATTTCAAGACGATGCACAACCCCTCGGTCGACTGGTGCTACCGAACGGAACCCGATCCAGGGCTCAACGGCCGCCGGCTCGACTGGCCCCGGGGCAAGGTGCTTGGCGGCTCATCCTCTCTGAACGGATTGCTCTATGTTCGCGGCCAACCGCAGGATTACGACCGCTGGCAGCAGATGGGGAACGCCGGCTGGGGGTGGGACCACGTGCTGCCCCTCTTCAAGCGCTCCGAGAACCAGGAGCGCGGAGCCGACGAGTTTCATGGTGACCAGGGCCCGCTTTCGGTGTCGAACATGCGGCTGCAACGGCCGATCTGCGATGCCTGGGTCGCCGCTGCGCAGGAGGCTGGCTACCCGTTCAACAGCGACTACAACGGCGCGGCGCAGGAAGGGGTGGGCTATTTCCAGCTTACGGCGCGCAACGGTCGCCGTTGTTCCGCCGCGGTTGCGTTTCTGAACCCGATCCGCAATCGCCCTAACCTGACAATCCTTACCCGCGCGCAGGCCAGCCGGATCTTGTTCGATGGTACCCGCGCCACCGGCGTTGCCTACCGCGACGGTGCCGGGACCGAGCAGATCGTGCGCGCCGGCGTCGAAGTCATCGTGTCATCGGGCGCCATCGGGTCGCCGCAGCTTCTCATGGTTTCCGGCATTGGTGAAGCCGCGCAGCTCAAGGAGCACGGGATAGACGTTCTTCGCGATCTCCCTGCCGTGGGCAAGAACATGCAGGACCATCTGCAGGCCCGGCTTGTCTTCAAATGCAACGAGCCCACGTTGAATGACGAGGTGCGCAGCCTGACCAACAAGGCCCGGATTGCGCTCAAATACGCCATGTTCCGATCTGGCCCGATGGCCATGGCCGCCAGCCTGGCAACCGGGTTCATGCGGACCGGCGATCATGTGGAGACCCCGGATATCCAGTTTCACGTCCAGCCCTGGTCTGCGGACAGTCCGGGGGCGGGTGTTCATCCGTTTTCCGCCTTCACCATGTCCGTCTGCCAGTTGCGGCCAGAAAGTCGCGGCGAAATTCGGCTGGCGAGTGCCGATCCGTCGACGCACCCGAGAATCCACCCGAATTATCTGTCGACCGAAGCCGACTGCCGCACGATCGTCGAAGGCATCAACATTGCCCGGCGCATTGCCCGATGCGAACCGCTCAGCCACAAGATTTCCGAAGAGTTTCGTCCGGACGACACGCTCGACATGGACGATTACGAGGGCACGCTCGACTGGGCGCGCAATAACTCGACGACGATCTATCACCCCACCGGCACCTGTAAGATGGGCCTTGGCAGCGATGCCGTCGTCGATTCACGCTTGCGGGTTCATGGCATCGCCGGGCTTCGTGTCGCCGATTGTTCGATCATGCCGGAAATCGTGTCCGGCAACACGAACGCACCAGCCATCATGATTGGCGAAAAAGCCTCCGATATGATCCTGGACGACCGCAAGCAGGGTATCGCTTCGGCTTGACCCCCGGCTTCGCGATCACCCCTCCAGTTCGCTGATCTGGTATTCCGCCCGGTCCAGCCAGTCGGGGGAGATCTCCACGCCCCAGCCCGGTGCATCCGTCACCGTCACCTGGCCCCCTGACACCTCGTAAGGGTCATTCAGGTACAGTCCGTACTGCCAAGGATAGTAATCCTCCTCCTCGATCGAAAACTCGAGGTATTTCCCGGCGTTGGGGATCGCCCGCAGCAGGTGCATCGTGAACAAAGTGACCAGCGACATGTTCGCAGCATGAGGCGTCACCGGCATCCCCGCCGCCTCGGCCATTCGAGCCACCCGTAGCGTCCGGGCGATACCGCCGAGGTAAAGCACATCCGGCTGCAGCACGTCGACGATCCGTCCGTCTATCATGCCTTTCCAGTTGGCCATCATGCAATCCTGCTCGCCGCCGCAGACATCGATTTCCAGCGCATCCGTGACCTGCTTGGTTTGCTCGAACTCCCAATAGGGGCAGGGCTCTTCGTAGTGGGAAATTCCGTTATCCTGTAGCAACTTGCCGACTTCGATGGCTTTCGCCGGCGAATAGCAGGAATTGGCGTCGACAAGCAGCGCCGGCGCGTCGCCAAGGGCCTCCCGGATCGCTGGTACGATTTCTTCTGTTCGGCCCTCCCATTCATCCGTGTCGCGGCCGACCTCTGCGCCAATACGGAACTTGAAGGCGTCGAACCCGTGGGCGTCGCGCAGCCGAAGGAACCGCTCGGCTTCGTCCTTCGGCGTGATGTCCCGCTTCATCGACGAGGCATAGGCCCTGATCTCGCCGGGCGTCCCGCCGATCAGCTCGCAGACGGGTTTGCCCTCCTGTTTGCCGCGCATGTCCCAAATCGCCGTGTCGACCCCGCCCATCGCGCGACGCACGTAGGAGCCGGGAAATTTGTGTTCGCGGTCGCGCACGATGTCGAGCATCTCGTCGATATTGCCGCAATCCATCCCCAGCGCATGTGGGGCGACCTGCCGGTGCAGCACCTGTGCGGTGATATCTGCGCAATAGGGCGCAACCTGTCCCCAGCCTTCGGCCCCGTCTTCTGCGGTGGCCCGCACGAAACAAATAAAGCTGTCGGTGAATGTCTCGAGTTTTTTCAGTTTCATCGGGTCAGACCGGGCCTTGAGGGTATGTATCGGATTGCAGGCTGGATAATAATTGGCCGGTTCTGTATATCCATTTCGGCAAGTTGGTCAGACCAATTGGTTTGGAGACCCATGAAACACGCTGCCGGGGCGCTGCTATCGTCCATCCATATCGATCGCAATTCGCGCAAATCCGTCAGCGTGCAGCTTTACATGTCGCTTCGGGACATCTTGCTTACAGGGGGCCTTCCGCCCGGCGAGCGTTTGCCGGCGACCCGCACGCTGGCCAAGGAGGCGGGCGTCTCGCGGACCACGGTGATCGACGCCATCGACCGGCTGGTTTCGGAGGGCATGCTCGTGTCCCGCGTGGGCGCGGGCACCTTCGTCAGCGAAACGCTGGAACACCAGCGCCCGCCGGTCGCCCCGCCCGACGCCCCCCATACCGGCCCCAACCCGCGCTTGTCATATGCTATCAGCCACGCCGAAAAAAATTATGCCAATCGCACGTGGCTGCCGCACGAACCGCGTGCGTTCGTGACCGCCCTGCCGGCGCTCGACGCCTTTCCAATTGCGCACTGGTCACGCCTTTCCGCCCGCCATCTGCGCGGAGCGCGCAGCGATGTCATGGGCTACGGCCAACCCAAGGGGCTGGAAGCGCTGCGCCGCGCCATCGCCACCCATCTCAGCGCTCTCAAGGGGATACGATGCCATCACGAACAGATCTTCATTACCTGTGGCGCACAACACGCGTTTTCGCTGATCGGAAGGCTTCTGCTCAACCCGGGTGACAGGGTGTGGATGGAGAACCCCGGGGCCTCCGGCGCGCGGAACGCACTTTTGTCGGAAGGTGCGGAGCTTGTGCCTGTCGACGTGGATGAAGAGGGGTTGGTCGTCTCCGACGGCCTTGCCAAGGCCCCGCATTTCCGTCTTGCCTTCGTAACCCCCTCTCACCAGCAGCCTCTGGGGCATGTCATGTCTTTGACCCGGCGGTTCGAGCTTCTCCAGGCTGCCGAGGAGGCGCAGGCGCTTATCATCGAAGACGACTATGATGGCGAATTCTATTACGGCAGCGCTGCGCAGCCTGCCCTGCGCGGTACCGACAATTTCGGTCGTGTGCTCTATGTCGGCACGTTTTCGAAATCATTGTTCCCGTCACTTCGACTGGGCTTCGTGTTGGTCCCGGAACGGATGACGGATGTCTTCGACAAGATGTTCCAGTTCTGGGCCAGTGGCCCGCCGACGGCGACCCAGGCGATCGTGGCCGACTTCATGGATGAAGGTCATTTCGCCACGCATATCCGGCTGATGCGACGTCTTTACAAGGCGCGGCACGATGCGCTGGTTGAAGCGTCGCAATCGCTGCCGGACTGCGTTTCGCTTCAGCAAACCGCCAGCGGGTTTCATACCCCCGCCTTCATCACCGGCAACGTCGATGAGCAGGCACTCGTGGCCCAGGCTGCCGAAAAAGGCGTCACCCTTGCGCCGCTGTCGCGCTACTGCCTTGACCCAATCAGGGAAACCGGGCTTGTCTTTGGCTTCGGCAGCGTCGCGCCCGAAGATATCCATCGTGGCATCGAGGCAATTCGCGACCTGCCAGCCTGGCGTGGGAAATTGGTCTGACCAATTTGTCAAATTGGATATGAAGTAAGGGCCAATCGTGGCCTAGCGTTTTTGCTGATAACCCGCGCAAGGCGGCTCTCGCCCTATCTTTGCGTGCCTGGAGGAAGCCGATGGTCCGCACGACATCGCATGCACCGAACCATCAAGTCTACTGGCTCGACGATGTCGGGCCAGCGCCCGAATTTTCGGGCGACCTGCCCGCATCCACGGACGTGCTGATCGTCGGCTCCGGTTATACCGGCCTGAATGCGGCCATCGAAACGGCTAGGGGCGGGCGGTCGACGCTCGTGCTCGACGCTGATGACCCCGGATATGGCTGCAGCACCCGAAACGGCGGGCAGATCAGTACCAGCATCAAACCAACTCTGGAAAAGCTCACGGCGAAATTCGGCGAGCAGAAGGCCCGCGCTATCCGCGGCGAGGGGAGTTCTGCACTATCGTGGATCGAGGATTTCGTGCGCGGTGAAGAGATAGATTGCGACTTCCGCAACGTGGGCCGGTTTCATGCCGCCCATACGCCTGAGAGCTACGAGACCCTCGCCCGAGACACCGAAAAGCTCCGGTCACAGGAGGGCATCGAGAGCTTTGTCGTTCCGCGCGACGAGCAGAAGAAGGAGCTGGGCACGAATACCTATCATGGCGGCGTCGTCTTTACGAAGCATTGCTCGTTGCATCCCGCCAAGTACCATCGCGGCCTGCTCCGAATTGCGGACGAGGCAGGCGCCCGGATCCTCGGGAACTGCCGTGTCACCGCCATTGAGCGCACGGTTAAGGGCTTCAACGTCATCACGGAGAAGGGGCGGGTCGAAGCACGTGACGTTATCGTTGCCACCAACGGCTACACCACGAACCTAACCCCCTGGCAGCAACGCCGGGTGATCCCCATTGGCAGTTACATCATCGCGACCGAAGAACTGCCCGAAGCACTGGTGGACGAGTTGTTCCCGACCGACCGGATCGCCAGCGATACCTTCAAGGTGCTGTATTATTATCGTGCTTCCCCCGATCGCAGGCGCATCCTCTTCGGGGGGCGCGTCTCGGCGGCCGAGACCGACCCGAAGATCAGCGGCCCGCTGCTCTACGAAAGCATGTGCCGCATTTTCCCGCAGCTGAAAGGCCGTGAGGTCACCCATTCATGGGCCGGCACAGTTGCCTACAGTTTCGATGAACTTCCGCATGCGGGAACTCATGACGGCGTTCACTACGCGATGGGCTATTGCGGCTCGGGTGTTTCGATGGCCAGCTACCTTGGCATGCGCACCGGACAAAAGGTTCTGGGCAAAGCCGAAGGCAAGACCGCCTTCGAAGATCTGCCGTTTCCTACGCGCCCCCTCTACACCGGCAAACCCTGGTTTCTGCCCGCAGCGGTTGCCTGGTACAGGTGGATGGACACCCGTCAATATCGGAGGGCCGTGAACGGCTGACAAGAGATTTTCGCCGGTGCGCGCCGAGCCTGCGAAAGACAAAAACAACCGGCAAAGGCCGCCTCGAACGCGGCAGATCAATATCTGACAGGAGGACCAAAAATGAAACGTTCAATCGCCGCGCCCCTCGCGGTTTCGCTGCTGGCAACGACCAGCGCGTTCGCCCAGGACAAGGAAATCACCGTGGCCTCATGGGGCGGGTCGTATCAGGAAGCGCAGAGCAAGGCGCTTTTCGAGCCCGCGTCCGAGGCGATGGGCATCACCGTGAAACAGGAAACCTATGGCGGCATGGCTGATGTGCGCCTTCAGGTCTCTACCGGTCAGGTCACCTATGACCTCGTGGCCAGCGGGTCGGGGTCGGCCGCACGTGCCGGGGCGGAAGGCCTTCTGGAACCGCTCGACTACGACGTGATCGACGTGTCGAACTTCTACGAGTCGCTCTATTCCGAATATTGCGTCGGTGGCGACGTGTTCTCGGTCGTGGCAGCGTGGAACACCGACACCTATGGCGAGGATGGCCCGCAAAGCTGGGCGGATTTCTTCGACACCGAGAAGTTTCCCGGCACCCGGGCCTATCGCAACACCGTTTCCGGCGCGCTCGAACCAGCCCTGATGGCGGACGGCGTCGCGCCCGAGGATGTCTACGAGGTCCTCTCCTCCGAGGAAGGCATCGAGCGCGCGCTCGACAAGATCCGCGAGTTGCGCCCCAACATCGCGGTCTACTGGTCGTCAGGCGCGCAGCACGCGCAGCTGATGAAGGATGGCGAGGTCGACATGACCACTGGCTGGAACGGCCGTTTCGACAACGCGGCCAAGGATGGCGGCAAGGTCTCCTACACCTTCAACCAGGCGCTGCTCGACTATGACTGCTTCGCCATTCCAAAGGGCGCGCCGAACAAGGATCTCGCGATGGAATTCCTCGCCGAGATCTCGAAGCCGGAATACCAGGACGACCTGCCGAAGTACATCACCTATGGCCCGACCAACAAGGCAGCCTATGAGACCGGGGAAATCTCCGACGAGGTGGCCGCAAGCCTGCCGTCCTCTCCGGAAAACGCCGCCAAGCAGCTGCCGATCTCGCTTGAATGGTATGCCGAGTGGGAGCAGGTCGCTGCCGAGATGTACCAGGAAATGCTGACCGAGTAAGGGTTTCGCCGAAAACCCGAGTGACGGGCGCCGCAAGCGGCGCCCGTCCGCACCAGCCAACCCTAACTTCGAGGGGTAATCGCCTTGACGACCAAAGCCACGGAAGCACTCCCGATTTCGGTGCAGAACGTCACCAAGACCTACGGGCCCGTTAACGCGCTCGACGACGTCTCGCTCGAGGTGAAGAGCGGCGAGTTCCTTACGCTGCTCGGCCCGTCCGGCTCGGGCAAGACGACGCTGCTGATGGTTTTGGCAGGCTTCACGCGGCCCGACTGCGGCAGCCTTAAATTCGGCGATGACGAGGTGATCCGTAAACCGCCGCACCTGCGCGACGTGGGCATGACCTTCCAGAGCTACGCGCTTTTCCCGCACATGACCGTGGCGGGCAACGTGGGTTACCCTCTCCGCCTGCGCAAACGTCCAAAGGACGAAATCGCCGACCGCGTCGAACGCGCCCTCGAAACCGTCCAGCTTGGCGGCTACGGAGACCGGCGCATAGACCAGCTCTCCGGCGGCCAGAAACAGCGGGTGGCCGTGGCCCGCGCCATCGTGTTCGAGCCGCGAATCCTGTTGATGGACGAACCCCTATCGGCCCTCGACAAGAAGCTGCGCGACCAGATGCAGATCGAATTGCGCCACCTGCACGAACAGCTTGGCATGACGACCGTTTACGTCACACACGACCAGCGCGAGGCGCTGACAATGTCTGACCGCATCGCCGTGGTGAACCACGGACGTATCATGCAGCTTTCCACCCCGCGCGACCTTTATGAACGCCCGGCCAACCGCTTCGTGGCCGACTTCATCGGCGAATCCACCTTCCTGCCGGTCACTCGCGACGGCAAAGAGGTGCGCTATGGTGAAAAGGCCCTGCGATATAGCGGCGACTTGCCCGAGACGCCCGACCTCCAGCTTATGATCCGTCCCGAGCGTGTCCTGCTGTCAGAGGACGGTCCGGTGGAGGGTGCCAACAACTTCTCCGCCACCGCCAGCGATGTTGTCTACCAGGGCGACAGCTTCCTGCTACACGCCCGCCTTCAGGATGGTCAGCAGATCGTCATGCGCGGTGCGGTGCGCGGCAACCGGGCGACGTCGCTGCCCGCTGTCGGAGATCAGGTGACACTGACAATGGCCACCGAAGACACGGTACTCATCGACGGGCGCGAGGTGTAAGCATGTCAACCGCTGCCCTCCGCCCCAACGAATCTGGCCTGCGCACCGACGGCCGGCTTGAACGGCTCCGCCTCTTCGGGCTCAGCTCGCCGGCGATGCTGCTGATCCTCGTCATCCTTGTCATCCCCGTGGGCTGGCTTTTCTACGTGTCGTTCATCGGCGCCAATGGTGAATTCTCGCTCGAGAACTACGAGCGGATGATCCGTCGCAAGTCTTACGTCCGGATCTTCATCACCACTTTCCAGGTCAGCGTGCTGACCACCGGCCTCTGTATCCTGATCGGCTATCCGCTGGCCTATTTCATGTCGCAACTGCCCAACCGGCTGGCCAACCTTTGCCTGATCACGGTGCTCCTGCCGTTCTGGACCTCTTTGCTCGTACGCACCTATGCTTGGCTCGTGCTGCTTCAGAAACAGGGTCTGGTGAACCAGTGGGCCATATCGCTGGGCTTGTGGGAAGAGCCGCTCAAGATCGTGCATAACATGACGGGCACGCTGATCGGCATGGTGCATATCATGCTGCCTTTCCTGATCCTGCCGGTCTATGGTGCGATGAAGGCGATCGACCGTGATTACCTGAAAGCCGCATCGAACCTCGGAGCAAGCCCGCGCACTGCGTTCTGGACGGTGTTCTTTCCATTGACCACGCCGGGGCTGTTTGCAGGCTCGCTCATGGTGTTCATCCTTTGCCTTGGTTTCTTCGTGACCCCGGCTGTGCTGGGCGGCGGCAAGGTCATCATGGTTTCGATGAAGATCGTCTCAAACATCGAGCTTTTCGTGAACTGGGGGGCGGCCAGTGCCATGGGCGTGGTTCTTCTGGTGATGACGCTCGCGATCCTGTGGGTTGCCTCGCGTTTCCTCAAGCTCGAACAGATCACGTCGGGAGGTCACTGATGGCCAGTTGGTTCAAATCCCCCGCGACGGAAACGCAGGTCACCCATGGCCAACGCATCTGGCTCTACGTTTTCGCGGTCATCACCATGATCCTTCTGGTGACGCCGACGCTTATCGTCATCCCGATGTCCTTTTCCGACAGCCAGTATCTCGAATTTCCGCCGCAGGAATGGTCGTCGCGCTGGTACGACAATTTCTTCGGGTCGGAGGAGTGGATGCAGGCGGCCCGAACCTCGATCCAGACGGCAATCCTGACCATGCTGGTGGCCACGCCGGTGGGTGTGGCGGCGGCCTACGGGTTGCATACGTCGAACGTGCCCTTCGTGCGCATGGCCTTCGTGATGATGATCACGCCGATGATGGTGCCGCTCGTTCTGGTCGCCATCGGCGCCTTTTACGCCTATGTGCAACTCAACATTCTCTATACCGTCACCGGCCTTGTGATGGCGCATACCGTGCTTGCGCTTCCGCTGGTGGTCATCGTCACCGGCTCGGCGCTCAAGGGCTACGACATGAGCCAGGAACAGGCCGCCCGAAGCCTTGGCGCCCCACGCTGGATAGCCTTCTTCACCGTCACCCTGCCGCAGATCCGCTTTGCCGTCGTGACAAGCGCGCTCTTGGCTTTCCTCACCTCCTTCGACGAGGTGGTCGTGGCGATGTTCATCTCCGGCGGCGACAACCCGACGCTCACCCGCAACATGTTCAATGCCCTGCGCGACCAGATTGACCCGACCATCGCGGCGATCTCGACACTGATGATTTTCGTCACCACCGTGATGATGGTACTGGCGCAGGTGTTCGGCCAGCAGAAGAAGCCTTAAACGCAAATGACCAAACATCGGGCGGGGGCGGTCACCGTGTCCCTGCCCGTTTCGAATCCCAGATAACCGGAGGACCGGATGATCGACCTGAAGACCTTTGAGAATCTCGCCGGCCAGCCGGTCGGCGATTTTGCCGCCAAACCCACCACCCTGACCGAAGGGCAGGAAGAGGCCTCCAGCCTGCTCTGGACCTCGGAAGACGGCCGCACCAAGATCGGCGTCTGGGAGTGTACCCCAGGCCATTTCACTGCCGACCGTACAGCGGCGGGCGAGTATTGCCACATCATCTCGGGCCGGGCGACGGTCAGCGGTCCGGACGGCGAGGGCGAGACCCGCGATGTTGGCC from the Roseovarius indicus genome contains:
- a CDS encoding TRAP transporter substrate-binding protein, with protein sequence MKVSNALSGITRRDLFRLSGQFGMSSVLLGAGAFAGAASLPSLAKAAESTYEKRFKNEPKHTLKMGASGFNSRNLLIERMGALEFCRDLEERTEGEIRVEFIGDNQICGQLSCVEKTQLGVVDMYAASTQNSAGGAPYLNVLDYAYMFPTRASQYHFLYSPESMKLLREPLEKRHGLKFLFSHCELRGLQMGQSFADKPTVTKLEELFGTKNRVTGTQLGRIAMQLLNLNPVPVAWEETLDGLKQGLIDGAETWASAVAYANMSPVVSQSVDLKFFCGTEHTSMSAKVFDEMEPHLQDAIMESSYWAQAHVQAANEAALVKTVGFSDPQLPDTIFVRDNVRPAFLPEDQIKMAEEMCSPEFNPEPWAQWRERLNNWAGGLDTYQEIYDVARQIPQDTKPENVEPRRWWRSA
- a CDS encoding TRAP transporter small permease, with amino-acid sequence MSGLFDGAGEILSALAAGDSWMLSEAMRNPAIWPMGLVAMLAAAVLILIVYRVSPWFERNFESTVMVVSYLAIGGIIFVEVFRRFVLSQQAPWSTTLPPFLFLIMTWFGCSYNVKLRTHLAFAEFRTAMPRAGQMACLLLDTVLWIVFSWVVVVTSTRVVANSASNFQIMLGTDNIMQWWFLISVPLAFTVLVARVLENLLEDIANFRSGEPLLRQAVIGGD
- a CDS encoding mandelate racemase/muconate lactonizing enzyme family protein, which encodes MKLKKLETFTDSFICFVRATAEDGAEGWGQVAPYCADITAQVLHRQVAPHALGMDCGNIDEMLDIVRDREHKFPGSYVRRAMGGVDTAIWDMRGKQEGKPVCELIGGTPGEIRAYASSMKRDITPKDEAERFLRLRDAHGFDAFKFRIGAEVGRDTDEWEGRTEEIVPAIREALGDAPALLVDANSCYSPAKAIEVGKLLQDNGISHYEEPCPYWEFEQTKQVTDALEIDVCGGEQDCMMANWKGMIDGRIVDVLQPDVLYLGGIARTLRVARMAEAAGMPVTPHAANMSLVTLFTMHLLRAIPNAGKYLEFSIEEEDYYPWQYGLYLNDPYEVSGGQVTVTDAPGWGVEISPDWLDRAEYQISELEG
- a CDS encoding MocR-like pyridoxine biosynthesis transcription factor PdxR; the protein is MKHAAGALLSSIHIDRNSRKSVSVQLYMSLRDILLTGGLPPGERLPATRTLAKEAGVSRTTVIDAIDRLVSEGMLVSRVGAGTFVSETLEHQRPPVAPPDAPHTGPNPRLSYAISHAEKNYANRTWLPHEPRAFVTALPALDAFPIAHWSRLSARHLRGARSDVMGYGQPKGLEALRRAIATHLSALKGIRCHHEQIFITCGAQHAFSLIGRLLLNPGDRVWMENPGASGARNALLSEGAELVPVDVDEEGLVVSDGLAKAPHFRLAFVTPSHQQPLGHVMSLTRRFELLQAAEEAQALIIEDDYDGEFYYGSAAQPALRGTDNFGRVLYVGTFSKSLFPSLRLGFVLVPERMTDVFDKMFQFWASGPPTATQAIVADFMDEGHFATHIRLMRRLYKARHDALVEASQSLPDCVSLQQTASGFHTPAFITGNVDEQALVAQAAEKGVTLAPLSRYCLDPIRETGLVFGFGSVAPEDIHRGIEAIRDLPAWRGKLV
- a CDS encoding ABC transporter ATP-binding protein, which produces MTTKATEALPISVQNVTKTYGPVNALDDVSLEVKSGEFLTLLGPSGSGKTTLLMVLAGFTRPDCGSLKFGDDEVIRKPPHLRDVGMTFQSYALFPHMTVAGNVGYPLRLRKRPKDEIADRVERALETVQLGGYGDRRIDQLSGGQKQRVAVARAIVFEPRILLMDEPLSALDKKLRDQMQIELRHLHEQLGMTTVYVTHDQREALTMSDRIAVVNHGRIMQLSTPRDLYERPANRFVADFIGESTFLPVTRDGKEVRYGEKALRYSGDLPETPDLQLMIRPERVLLSEDGPVEGANNFSATASDVVYQGDSFLLHARLQDGQQIVMRGAVRGNRATSLPAVGDQVTLTMATEDTVLIDGREV
- a CDS encoding ABC transporter substrate-binding protein translates to MKRSIAAPLAVSLLATTSAFAQDKEITVASWGGSYQEAQSKALFEPASEAMGITVKQETYGGMADVRLQVSTGQVTYDLVASGSGSAARAGAEGLLEPLDYDVIDVSNFYESLYSEYCVGGDVFSVVAAWNTDTYGEDGPQSWADFFDTEKFPGTRAYRNTVSGALEPALMADGVAPEDVYEVLSSEEGIERALDKIRELRPNIAVYWSSGAQHAQLMKDGEVDMTTGWNGRFDNAAKDGGKVSYTFNQALLDYDCFAIPKGAPNKDLAMEFLAEISKPEYQDDLPKYITYGPTNKAAYETGEISDEVAASLPSSPENAAKQLPISLEWYAEWEQVAAEMYQEMLTE
- a CDS encoding NAD(P)/FAD-dependent oxidoreductase, with protein sequence MVRTTSHAPNHQVYWLDDVGPAPEFSGDLPASTDVLIVGSGYTGLNAAIETARGGRSTLVLDADDPGYGCSTRNGGQISTSIKPTLEKLTAKFGEQKARAIRGEGSSALSWIEDFVRGEEIDCDFRNVGRFHAAHTPESYETLARDTEKLRSQEGIESFVVPRDEQKKELGTNTYHGGVVFTKHCSLHPAKYHRGLLRIADEAGARILGNCRVTAIERTVKGFNVITEKGRVEARDVIVATNGYTTNLTPWQQRRVIPIGSYIIATEELPEALVDELFPTDRIASDTFKVLYYYRASPDRRRILFGGRVSAAETDPKISGPLLYESMCRIFPQLKGREVTHSWAGTVAYSFDELPHAGTHDGVHYAMGYCGSGVSMASYLGMRTGQKVLGKAEGKTAFEDLPFPTRPLYTGKPWFLPAAVAWYRWMDTRQYRRAVNG
- a CDS encoding GMC family oxidoreductase, whose amino-acid sequence is MPELSADYVIVGAGSAGCVLANRLSKDPSIKVVLMEAGGRDWNPWIHIPVGYFKTMHNPSVDWCYRTEPDPGLNGRRLDWPRGKVLGGSSSLNGLLYVRGQPQDYDRWQQMGNAGWGWDHVLPLFKRSENQERGADEFHGDQGPLSVSNMRLQRPICDAWVAAAQEAGYPFNSDYNGAAQEGVGYFQLTARNGRRCSAAVAFLNPIRNRPNLTILTRAQASRILFDGTRATGVAYRDGAGTEQIVRAGVEVIVSSGAIGSPQLLMVSGIGEAAQLKEHGIDVLRDLPAVGKNMQDHLQARLVFKCNEPTLNDEVRSLTNKARIALKYAMFRSGPMAMAASLATGFMRTGDHVETPDIQFHVQPWSADSPGAGVHPFSAFTMSVCQLRPESRGEIRLASADPSTHPRIHPNYLSTEADCRTIVEGINIARRIARCEPLSHKISEEFRPDDTLDMDDYEGTLDWARNNSTTIYHPTGTCKMGLGSDAVVDSRLRVHGIAGLRVADCSIMPEIVSGNTNAPAIMIGEKASDMILDDRKQGIASA